One window from the genome of Tachysurus vachellii isolate PV-2020 chromosome 5, HZAU_Pvac_v1, whole genome shotgun sequence encodes:
- the LOC132845995 gene encoding ATP-dependent translocase ABCB1-like, whose amino-acid sequence MREEQNAEPQPDRQEEIPVGHINLAFTQDEKTQDENPESPPQEEFKSKSKTKKIKKKKSDKPKEPVKSVGLFQLFRYATCPEVFLMLIALLCAAVHGASLPIMCIVFGQMTDSFVQSGQKFNFTGNLTFNSTLNPSECVRIPGVDIEASMTKYAYYFVGIGAAVLLVGMFQVMLFVLTATRQTKRIRERYFHAILHQPMTWFDMHPIGELNTRLTDDINTVNDGLGDKISIFVQFFCRFITGLVVGFVYGWKLTLVILAVSPLLAGSAGAWSTILATLTTKELTAYAKAGAVAEEILVAIRTVIAFNGQNKALQKYKTNLADAKSFGVKKAITTNVSLGLTQFFILGTYALAFWYGTKLSVDEPENYSIGKVLTVFFSVMIGAFSLGQGAPNLESVAKACGAAYMIYNTIDMPRPIDSSSKEGYKPDSVQGDIEFKNIHFSYPSRKDVKILQGINLKVPRGKTIALVGSSGCGKSTTIQLLQRFYDPDQGEVTLDGRDLRTLNVRWLRENIGIVSQEPVLFGTTIAENIRYGREDATEEDIERAVREANAYEFISKLPEKLNTMVGERGAQLSGGQKQRIAIARALVKDPKILLLDEATSALDTQSEAIVQAALDKARAGRTTIVIAHRLSTIRTADLIAGFNDGQVVELGTHRELMKKKGVYYSLVTQQSQKSPEDDDDDDDGDDFDDFDFDDDDDNDGTGETYKNPDNLLEVTIENGGLERNSIRRSTTRSSKRNSKKKKKSKKSKSKKEKKEKEKVADVPFTKILALNKPEWPYLTVGILASIVGGAVYPCVAILFAKIIGVFAESDPEVKRQKTLMFSLLFLLLGAVSFITYFLQGYMFGKSGEILTMRLRSQAFKAILRQDVGWFDNHDNAVGVLTTKLATDASMVKGAAGSRLGLTSNTVCSLGIAVIIAFIYCWQLTLLILSCVPFLIGSHFIQMRALGGHASKDQSALEMSAKISTEAVENFKTVVGLTREDVFYKKFNESLSKPYRSALCKAPIYGLTFAISQAIPFFVNAAVFRFGAWLIAHCYTEYENVCLVFSVIVFAAMSIGQTSSFAPDFAKGKAATGRILKLLDTVPEIDIYSEAGDKPTNFMGDIEFSDVHFSYPTRPNTKILQGLNISVAQGQTLALVGGSGCGKSTSVQLLERFYNTASGHVLMDGVDTKKLNLAWLRSQLGLVSQEPILFDCTITENIQYGDNSHAVSQAEIEEAAKNANIHDFILSLPEKYSTRVGDKGAQLSGGQKQRIAIARALVRQPKVLLLDEATSALDTESEKIVQKALDDARQGRTCIVIAHRLSTIQNADIIAVIQNGKVVEKGTHSQLIAKQGAYYALVNAQVSH is encoded by the exons ATGAGAGAGGAACAGAATGCAGAACCTCAACCAGACCGACAGG AGGAGATTCCTGTTGGCCATATCAACTTGGCTTTCACACAGGATGAGAAAACACAGGATGAGAACCCAGAGAGTCCTCCACAGGAAGAGTTCAAATCCAAATCAAAGACCAAGAA gattaagaaaaaaaagtctgataaGCCAAAGGAACCGGTAAAATCAGTTGGGCTTTTCCAGTTG TTTCGTTATGCCACCTGTCCAGAGGTCTTCCTGATGCTGATTGCTCTTCTGTGTGCTGCTGTTCATGGTGCTTCACTGCCCataatgtgtattgtgtttggaCAGATGACTGACAGCTTTGTACAAAGTGGACAAAAGTTCAATTTTACAG GAAACCTCACCTTTAACTCTACACTGAATCCTTCAGAATGTGTTCGTATACCAGGAGTAGACATTGAAGCATCAATGACAAA atatgctTATTACTTTGTTGGTATTGGGGCTGCAGTCTTGCTCGTTGGAATGTTCCAAGTCATGCTATTCGTACTGACGGCCACTAGACAGACCAAGCGGATCAGAGAGAGGTACTTCCATGCGATCCTCCATCAACCGATGACATGGTTCGACATGCATCCCATTGGAGAACTTAACACTCGACTCACAGA TGACATAAACACAGTCAATGATGGCCTGGGAGACAAGATCTCTATATTTGTGCAGTTCTTCTGCAGATTTATTACAGGATTGGTTGTTGGATTTGTTTACGGCTGGAAGTTGACCTTGGTCATTTTGGCAGTGAGCCCACTGCTGGCAGGTTCAGCTGGTGCATGGTCTACG ATTCTTGCAACTCTTACGACTAAAGAGCTGACAGCCTATGCTAAAGCAGGAGCTGTGGCTGAGGAGATACTTGTGGCCATTAGGACAGTCATTGCATTCAATGGCCAAAACAAGGCTTTGCAAAA gTACAAAACTAACTTGGCAGATGCAAAGAGCTTTGGAGTGAAGAAAGCTATTACCACAAATGTTTCACTAGGACTAACACAGTTCTTCATATTAGGAACGTATGCTCTGGCGTTTTGGTATGGCACAAAGCTTTCTGTGGATGAACCAGAAAATTACTCCATTGGAAAAGTCCTCACT GTCTTTTTCTCAGTGATGATTGGAGCATTCTCTCTGGGTCAGGGAGCTCCCAACTTGGAGAGTGTTGCTAAAGCCTGTGGTGCTGCATATATGATCTACAACACCATCGATATG CCTCGTCCCATTGACAGCAGTTCAAAAGAAGGATACAAACCAGACAGTGTTCAAGGTGACattgaatttaaaaacattcactTCAGTTACCCTTCCAGAAAGGATGTTAAG ATCCTGCAGGGAATAAATCTAAAAGTACCCCGTGGAAAGACAATTGCTCTGGTGGGGTCCAGCGGTTGTGGGAAAAGCACCACCATTCAACTGCTGCAACGGTTTTATGATCCAGATCAAGGAGAG GTCACCCTGGATGGTCGAGATCTCCGCACTCTAAATGTGCGCTGGCTGAGAGAAAACATTGGCATTGTGAGCCAAGAGCCTGTACTCTTTGGAACCACTATTGCAGAGAACATTCGTTATGGTCGGGAGGATGCCACTGAAGAGGACATTGAACGGGCAGTGAGAGAGGCCAATGCTTATGAATTCATCTCCAAACTACCAGAG AAGCTGAACACCATGGTGGGAGAGCGTGGGGCACAACTCAGTGGTGGGCAGAAGCAAAGGATTGCCATTGCACGTGCTTTAGTTAAAGACCCCAAAATTCTTTTGCTGGATGAAGCAACATCAGCCCTGGACACACAGAGTGAAGCTATTGTCCAGGCTGCTTTAGATAAA GCAAGAGCAGGGCGAACCACCATAGTGATTGCTCACCGGTTGTCCACAATCCGTACTGCTGATCTAATTGCTGGCTTCAATGATGGTCAAGTGGTGGAGCTCGGCACTCACAGGGAGCTTATGAAAAAGAAAGGAGTCTATTACTCTCTTGTCACACAGCAG TCACAAAAAAGTccagaagatgatgatgatgatgatgatggtgatgattttGACGATTTtgattttgatgatgatgatgataatgatggaaCGGGAGAAACGTACAAAAATCCTGACAACCTTCTGGAAGTCACGATAGAAAACGGTGGACTTGAGAGAAATTCAATAAGACGTAGCACAACGAGATCATCAAAAAGgaattcaaagaaaaaaaagaagtcaaaaAAGTCTAAATctaagaaagagaagaag GAGAAAGAAAAGGTTGCAGATGTCCCTTTCACCAAAATTCTGGCTCTGAACAAACCTGAGTGGCCCTACCTGACAGTGGGTATACTGGCCAGCATTGTGGGAGGAGCTGTCTACCCTTGTGTGGCTATCCTCTTTGCCAAAATCATTGGT GTATTTGCTGAGTCTGACCCTGAAGTGAAGCGACAGAAGACTCTGATGTTCTCCCTTCTGTTTCTCCTGCTTGGAGCTGTGTCGTTTATCACCTATTTCTTACAG GGCTACATGTTTGGCAAGTCTGGGGAAATTTTAACTATGAGACTGAGGAGTCAGGCATTTAAAGCCATTTTGAGACAG GACGTTGGCTGGTTTGATAACCACGACAATGCAGTAGGAgtcctaaccactaagctagcAACAGACGCATCAATGGTTAAAGGG GCAGCAGGATCTAGACTGGGTTTGACCAGCAACACTGTCTGCTCCCTAGGCATTGCTGTGATCATAGCCTTCATTTATTGCTGGCAACTAACCCTTCTTATCCTTTCCTGTGTACCGTTCCTTATTGGGTCCCATTTTATCCAAATGAGAGCTCTAGGAGGTCATGCTTCCAAAGATCAGAGTGCACTAGAAATGTCTGCCAAG ATATCCACAGAAGCTGTTGAAAACTTTAAGACGGTGGTTGGGTTAACAAGAGAAGATGTCTTctacaaaaagtttaatgagAGCCTCAGTAAACCATATCG gtctgCCTTATGTAAAGCACCTATCTATGGACTAACCTTTGCCATTTCCCAAGCAATTCCTTTCTTTGTTAATGCTGCGGTCTTCCGTTTTGGTGCCTGGCTGATTGCACATTGCTACACTGAATATGAGAATGTTTGCCT GGTATTTTCTGTTATTGTCTTTGCCGCCATGAGCATTGGCCAGACCTCTTCATTTGCCCCAGACTTTGCCAAAGGTAAAGCTGCAACTGGGAGAATCTTAAAATTACTTGACACAGTCCCTGAGATTGACATCTACAGTGAGGCAGGAGACAAACCA aCAAACTTTATGGGAGACATAGAGTTCTCTGATGTGCACTTCTCGTACCCTACACGTCCAAACACAAAGATTCTGCAAGGCCTAAACATATCGGTGGCTCAAGGGCAGACATTGGCACTGGTGGGAGGCAGTGGCTGTGGGAAAAGCACCTCAGTTCAGCTGCTGGAACGGTTCTACAACACTGCCAGTGGGCATGTG TTAATGGACGGGGTGGACACTAAGAAACTGAACCTTGCTTGGCTTCGCTCTCAGCTGGGTCTGGTCTCTCAGGAACCCATCCTGTTCGATTGCACCATTActgagaacatacagtatggagACAACAGCCATGCGGTCAGCCAGGCAGAGATTGAGGAGGCTGCTAAGAATGCTAATATCCATGACTTTATTCTTAGCCTGCCAGAG AAATACAGCACACGTGTGGGAGATAAAGGCGCTCAGTTGTCTGGTGGCCAAAAACAGAGGATAGCGATTGCTCGAGCTTTGGTCAGACAACCTAAAGTGCTGCTACTGGATGAAGCTACATCAGCCTTGGACACCGAGAGTGAAAAG ATTGTGCAAAAAGCTCTGGATGATGCTCGACAGGGCCGCACGTGCATTGTCATCGCTCACCGATTGAGCACTATCCAGAACGCTGACATCATTGCAGTCATTCAGAATGGCAAGGTGGTTGAGAAGGGCACACACAGCCAGCTAATTGCCAAACAAGGAGCATACTATGCCCTTGTAAATGCCCAAGTTTCCCACTAA